Below is a genomic region from Candidatus Sulfotelmatobacter sp..
CAGATGTCCGGTGTCGCTGTACGCGGCCAGACGAACCACGCCATCGGGACGCACCACCAGCACCGTGATCGAGGCATTGCCGATGTCGAAGTTGGGCCATACGTGTGTATCGAGCCCCAGTGCGCGCGTCACCATCCAGCGGATCACATTGCCGTGGCAGACCAGCAGATCGCGCACGTCGGTGGGCCCGCCGGCCGGCCGCACGTAGCGCGCGAACGATCGTTCGAGCTTCGCCTGACACGAATCCATCTCGCCGGGCGCCAGATCGCGGCCGTAGTCGGGGCGAATCGAGGGCGGCGTGCACTCGCTGAGCCCCGAGTCGCGCGCCGAGATCATGTGAATCGCGCCCCCGATGATGTCGGCGGTCTCGCGCGCGCGAGTGAAGCTGCTGCTCACCAGCGAATTGAACGTCACCGGCAAGTGCGACAGCCGGTCGGCGAGCAGCGCGGCCTGCGCGCGCCCCAGCGAGTCGAGGCCCTTGCCGGTGCGCTCGTCGCGCGGATCCGCGCCGTCGTACCAGGCGTGGCGGATGAGATACACGAAGCGGAGCCCCGCGTGCGCGGTGTCGCGCGGCGCACCCATGTTCTGCGCCTGCGCCGCCGTCACGGCCGCTATCGCCATCATCGCCGCCAGCGTCATCGTCACGATCCGCTTCATTCCGAGTTCTCCTGTTCGGCGAGATGGGATTTCTGCGGCTCGCTCGGCCGCACCATGATGGTCTTTTCGCGCTCGCACACCACCGTGCCGGCCTTCGCGCCGCGCGGCTTGCGCACGTACTTCTTGAGGGTCCAGATCACCGGCACCTTGCCGGCGGTGCGCGCCTGGGAATAGAACGCCGTCCACGACGCGACGCGCTCGAGCGTCTGCTTCGACGGCTCGTTCTTGCCCTTGCCGCGGCGCAGCACCACGTGCGATCCGGCCGCGCCGTGCACGTGGAACCAGTAGTCCTCGGGGCGCGCGAGATGGAGCGTCAGATGATCGTTGCCTTCGTTGCTGCGTCCGATCAGCACGTCCCAGCCTTCCTCGGTGCGGAGCCTTCGCGGAAGGAGGCGCGCCGGCACGACCTCGCGCTTTGATCGCGGCGGCGCCGGTCGATGAACGCCGCCGGGGGTGGCTGCGGCAACCGCCCTCGCGGAGGCTGGCCTCGCGCCGCGCGCGGGCCGCAGCGCCGCCTCCAGCTCGCGCTGGATCGCCTCGTCGGCCGCGCCCTCCTCGATCGACTGCCCGCGCCCGATCAGTTCGTCGAGGTCGTCGAAGTCCGAGAGCGCCCGCTCCAACCGCGCGCGAATCGCGGCCGCGCCCCGCTCACCCTTGGCCGCGCGCTTGAAGTAGCGCGCGGCGTTGGCCTGCGCAGTGAGCGAAGGATCGAGGGGAATCTCGAGCGAATGCGAAGCGTCGTGCGGGTCGGCGAGTGTCACGCGCGCCGCGCGTTTCGGCACCTGGGTGAGATAGGCGAGCAACGCCTCGGCGAAGCGCCGGTACTCGGGGGCGCGCTCGGCCTCGGCCAGGTCGCCGCGGATCGCCTCGGCCTTGCGCGCGAGCCGCGCGCGCTGCCGGCGCAGCTCGCGCAGTAGCGCGACGAATCGTTCGGCGCTCGACTCGGCCGGATCGGATGTCGCGCTCATCGGGCGACGCGCAGCCTCGAGACGCGTGCGCCTACGGCCGCGCGGCGCCCGATTCGGCGGCTGACGTCGCGCTCGGCTGCGCGTTCTTCACGTACTTGTCGAACCATTCGATGACGCGGCTCCAATAGTCGAGCACCGTCTCCTTCGCGGCCGGGCCGTGATCCTCGTACGGATAGTTCACCAGCGTCACGGTCTTGCCCATGCCGTTCAGCGCTTCGAACATGCGATCGCTCTGAATCGGATTGGTGCCGACGTTGGTGTCGTCGAGGTTGTGGAGCAGCAGCAGCGGCTGCTTGATCCGGTCGGCGTGCATGAACGGCGACATGTCGAGATAGGTCTGCGGCGCCTGCCACAGCGTGCGCTCCTCGGCCTGGAACGTGAACGGCGTGAGCGTGCGGTTGTAGGCGCCGTCGCTCGCAATTCCCGCGCGGAACAGATCGGTGTGCGTCAGCATGTTGGCGCTCGAGAACGCGCCGTAGCTGTGGCCGCCCACCCCGACGCGGTCGCGATCCGTGAACCCGCGCCGCACGCATTCGTCGATCGCCGCCTTCGCGCTGATCTGGATCTCCTCCACGTAGCGATCGTTGGTGCCCACCACCGCGATGTCGGGATAGACCACGGCGTAGCCCTGGGTCACCAGCACTTCGGGGTTGAGCGGACTCTGCGAGGGAAAACGATTCGGCGCTCGCCGGTTCTGCGAAGCCGCCGCCGCCGATCGGTAGTCGTTGGGATAGATCCAGAAGATGGTGGGCAGCCGCTTGCCCGGCTTCCAGTCGGCCGGCAGTACCGCCTCGGCGTTCAGGCGCACCGAATCCGGGCGCGTGAACGTGAACTGGACGCGCTGCGCCGCGGTGAGCGCCGGGGCGGGATCCGTGAACGAGGTGAGCTGCGCGCCGGTCTTCTGGCCGGCCTTCCGCAGCCAGTAGTTGCGCGGCTCGCGATTCGACTCGCGCGAGGTGATGAACTGTTTCGCCTGCGGATCGAGCAGCGCCACCGCCGCCTCGAGATGCTGCGCGTCGCTCTCGAACAGGCGCGTCGCCTTGCCGGAGGCGAGATCCATGCGCGCGAGGAACGGCCGCTGGCCGTCGGCGCGGAAGCCCTCGCCCGAAAGATAGATCGTGCTGCCCTTGGAATCGGTCCACAGCACCCACTGATGCTTGACGTCGTGGCCGAGCGGCCGGCCGGGATCGTCGTAGACGCTCTCGGTCGAGCGCAGCGAAAGCGCGTGCAACTCGGCGGGCTTCGCGGTGTCGAGCCAGCGTCTCCGTTCCACCCGGCGCGGCTCGTAGACTTCCGTCAGCAGCAGCTTCGAGGTCGAGCCGATCCAGCTCATGCGCTCGAAGCGCATGTCCGAGGTCGCGATCGATTCGGGGTCGGCGGTGAACGGGGCCGACATGCGCATCAGGCGATCGGTGCCGGGCTGCGCCAGCGTGGTGTCGCGAATCGCGCGCGTCGCGTC
It encodes:
- a CDS encoding prolyl oligopeptidase family serine peptidase, whose translation is MTLPRAGLRLAALAALVVFMTPAFAQDAGYRTPPAPVGDILTAPRLPRGAPDLSPDGARMVVPNLPSLIPIADLAQPVEKLAGLEIVPSMRADRGDFKQAANGFTIVSLTGGGSVRAQLPDGARVIGLSWSNNGKQIACALMATGGADLWIVDAAQGSAKKIEGLKLNTILVSNIEWSNDDRSLYVAQVSPLQSALGEPSRIPNGPQVRVGAGRAAAQRTSRDVLRTDTDQQRFTWYTTSQLVQVTLDTGSVRQIGAPLMLRDWQLSPDEKYLEIERIYEKLPLGFPHYLFPGRIEIWDSGGALVARAGVFPLNDRSAISSVARLGPREASWSPDGQSLYFFSWRDTPGADATRAIRDTTLAQPGTDRLMRMSAPFTADPESIATSDMRFERMSWIGSTSKLLLTEVYEPRRVERRRWLDTAKPAELHALSLRSTESVYDDPGRPLGHDVKHQWVLWTDSKGSTIYLSGEGFRADGQRPFLARMDLASGKATRLFESDAQHLEAAVALLDPQAKQFITSRESNREPRNYWLRKAGQKTGAQLTSFTDPAPALTAAQRVQFTFTRPDSVRLNAEAVLPADWKPGKRLPTIFWIYPNDYRSAAAASQNRRAPNRFPSQSPLNPEVLVTQGYAVVYPDIAVVGTNDRYVEEIQISAKAAIDECVRRGFTDRDRVGVGGHSYGAFSSANMLTHTDLFRAGIASDGAYNRTLTPFTFQAEERTLWQAPQTYLDMSPFMHADRIKQPLLLLHNLDDTNVGTNPIQSDRMFEALNGMGKTVTLVNYPYEDHGPAAKETVLDYWSRVIEWFDKYVKNAQPSATSAAESGAARP
- a CDS encoding histidine phosphatase family protein, with amino-acid sequence MKRIVTMTLAAMMAIAAVTAAQAQNMGAPRDTAHAGLRFVYLIRHAWYDGADPRDERTGKGLDSLGRAQAALLADRLSHLPVTFNSLVSSSFTRARETADIIGGAIHMISARDSGLSECTPPSIRPDYGRDLAPGEMDSCQAKLERSFARYVRPAGGPTDVRDLLVCHGNVIRWMVTRALGLDTHVWPNFDIGNASITVLVVRPDGVVRLAAYSDTGHL
- a CDS encoding NFACT RNA binding domain-containing protein; this translates as MSATSDPAESSAERFVALLRELRRQRARLARKAEAIRGDLAEAERAPEYRRFAEALLAYLTQVPKRAARVTLADPHDASHSLEIPLDPSLTAQANAARYFKRAAKGERGAAAIRARLERALSDFDDLDELIGRGQSIEEGAADEAIQRELEAALRPARGARPASARAVAAATPGGVHRPAPPRSKREVVPARLLPRRLRTEEGWDVLIGRSNEGNDHLTLHLARPEDYWFHVHGAAGSHVVLRRGKGKNEPSKQTLERVASWTAFYSQARTAGKVPVIWTLKKYVRKPRGAKAGTVVCEREKTIMVRPSEPQKSHLAEQENSE